A genomic region of Thermodesulfobium narugense DSM 14796 contains the following coding sequences:
- a CDS encoding TrmH family RNA methyltransferase yields the protein MNVDFASKSKIKELLRMKKSGQFIFFEGVHALEEALLANYIPDYVLIKDVDILEKKFFKVKIFEIFLERLKFLVVKEDAIKRLSSESTPTGIISVGNLPKEKDFGPFPWVYLDKIQDPGNLGTILRSSLAFGCGGIFLSEDSCNIYNPKVIRSSAGAFFKVPFRKRNFSDIVRDMDTSLRVFSFSPRAKEPFFLHNYDGRCLLVFGNEGRGISSEIESKSYKRVYIPTQNVESLNVAMCVNIVLSFLYFKKFN from the coding sequence GTGAACGTAGACTTTGCTTCAAAGTCTAAGATAAAAGAATTGCTCAGAATGAAAAAGTCTGGGCAATTTATTTTTTTTGAGGGAGTTCATGCGCTTGAAGAAGCGCTTTTAGCAAATTATATCCCAGATTATGTCCTTATAAAGGATGTTGATATCCTGGAGAAAAAATTTTTTAAAGTTAAAATTTTTGAGATATTTCTTGAAAGGTTAAAATTTCTTGTAGTTAAAGAAGATGCTATTAAAAGACTTTCGAGCGAGAGCACCCCAACAGGAATTATTAGTGTAGGAAATTTGCCTAAAGAAAAAGACTTTGGTCCTTTTCCCTGGGTCTATCTTGACAAGATTCAGGATCCCGGAAATCTCGGAACCATACTTAGAAGTTCTCTTGCATTTGGTTGCGGGGGCATATTTTTATCCGAAGACTCGTGTAATATTTATAACCCAAAGGTTATAAGGTCTTCTGCTGGGGCTTTTTTTAAGGTTCCTTTTAGAAAGAGAAACTTTAGCGATATTGTTAGAGATATGGATACAAGTTTAAGGGTATTTTCTTTTTCTCCACGAGCAAAAGAGCCATTTTTTTTACACAATTACGATGGGAGATGCTTGCTTGTTTTTGGCAATGAAGGGAGAGGAATAAGTAGTGAAATTGAAAGCAAGTCTTATAAAAGAGTATATATACCTACTCAAAACGTGGAGTCATTGAATGTGGCTATGTGTGTAAATATCGTTCTTTCTTTTTTATACTTTAAAAAATTTAATTAA
- a CDS encoding sodium:calcium antiporter: MMEFLTLILSLLAILAFCELFTNAVEWLGKNLNFGHSVVGSVFSAVSTALPETIVPIIALITLPSHASKEEIGIGAILGAPLMLSTLTFSLLAIPAFFRKDNKNLNFKKDAILLDIKFFIFNFSIALFISVFAITLKYFFAIFFLISYLFYIYMVFKKDEGFEEEDLHPLLFFKSKEPGNLLVFLQLGIGLCGILLSSYFFVTSIESISKIIGLSPFIVSVILSPIATELPEKFNSISWIIKGKDHLAISNITGAMVFQSSFPIMVGLILSKWQLDEKAFTLCFITIFSSLYLYSLIKRGSINPKLLFLNFILYVIYILISLNSGARL; this comes from the coding sequence ATGATGGAGTTTTTGACTTTAATTTTATCTTTACTTGCTATATTAGCATTTTGTGAACTATTTACAAACGCTGTAGAATGGCTCGGAAAAAATTTAAATTTTGGGCATTCTGTAGTTGGAAGCGTGTTTAGCGCTGTTTCAACTGCTCTTCCAGAAACAATTGTCCCAATAATAGCTCTCATAACCCTACCTTCACATGCTTCAAAAGAGGAAATTGGTATTGGAGCAATCTTAGGTGCTCCTCTTATGCTTTCAACTCTAACCTTTTCTCTCCTGGCAATACCTGCTTTTTTTAGAAAAGATAATAAAAATCTCAACTTTAAAAAGGATGCAATACTCTTAGATATAAAATTTTTCATATTTAACTTCTCTATAGCTCTCTTTATATCAGTTTTTGCAATTACATTAAAGTATTTTTTTGCAATATTTTTTCTGATATCATACCTATTTTATATATATATGGTTTTCAAAAAGGACGAGGGGTTTGAAGAAGAAGACTTGCACCCACTTTTGTTTTTTAAATCAAAAGAACCTGGTAACCTTCTTGTATTTTTACAACTGGGAATTGGCTTGTGTGGAATTTTATTATCATCTTATTTTTTTGTAACAAGCATTGAATCTATATCAAAAATTATTGGGCTCAGTCCTTTTATAGTTTCAGTAATACTCTCTCCCATAGCTACTGAGCTGCCAGAAAAGTTTAACTCAATTTCTTGGATAATTAAAGGGAAAGATCATCTGGCAATTTCAAACATTACAGGAGCAATGGTATTTCAATCCTCCTTTCCTATAATGGTAGGTCTAATCTTAAGCAAGTGGCAGTTGGATGAAAAGGCTTTCACTTTGTGTTTCATAACAATCTTTTCTTCATTATACTTGTATTCTCTTATCAAAAGGGGAAGTATAAATCCAAAATTATTGTTTTTAAACTTTATTTTATACGTTATCTATATTTTGATATCTTTAAATTCTGGAGCTAGATTGTGA
- the rpmI gene encoding 50S ribosomal protein L35 translates to MPKMKTCRAAAKRFRVTGSGKIIRRQQNRSHLLFHKSPKRKRRLAKTLVVSSSDLPRLMSQLPYHSVN, encoded by the coding sequence ATGCCTAAGATGAAAACTTGTAGGGCAGCAGCAAAGAGATTTAGGGTAACGGGTTCTGGCAAAATAATAAGAAGACAGCAAAATAGGAGTCACCTCCTTTTTCATAAGAGCCCAAAGAGAAAAAGAAGGCTTGCAAAGACATTGGTAGTTTCGAGTTCTGATTTGCCAAGATTGATGTCTCAACTTCCATATCACAGTGTAAACTAA
- the pth gene encoding aminoacyl-tRNA hydrolase yields the protein MSLIRLSTKQELYLIVGLGNIGKEYALTRHNVGFLFLDFLSENLGFKFSGFEAKINSLIFLKPDTYMNRSGIAVKRVSDFYKIAHKNIIVIYDDLDLDFKTIRFRPKGSSAGHKGMESIIEELGTQLIPRIKIGIGRKDGVKPKDWVLSNFDDAELSYLPKIFESAAMCLEIFLERGENEALMKCGKVKIVS from the coding sequence GTGAGTTTAATCAGATTGTCAACGAAACAAGAGTTATATTTAATAGTAGGACTTGGAAACATAGGCAAAGAATATGCTCTAACCAGACATAACGTTGGCTTTTTGTTTTTGGATTTTTTATCCGAAAATCTTGGTTTCAAATTTTCAGGATTTGAAGCAAAAATCAACAGTTTAATATTTCTCAAACCTGATACATATATGAACAGATCTGGAATTGCAGTAAAAAGAGTTTCAGACTTTTATAAAATTGCTCACAAAAATATAATAGTCATATACGACGATTTAGACTTAGACTTTAAAACAATTAGATTTAGGCCAAAAGGTAGCTCAGCAGGTCATAAAGGAATGGAATCAATTATAGAAGAGCTTGGGACTCAACTGATCCCAAGGATAAAGATTGGCATAGGAAGAAAAGATGGTGTAAAACCAAAAGATTGGGTTCTTTCAAATTTTGACGATGCTGAGCTTTCATACCTTCCCAAAATTTTTGAAAGTGCAGCAATGTGTCTTGAAATATTTCTTGAAAGAGGAGAAAATGAAGCTCTTATGAAGTGTGGAAAAGTTAAGATCGTCTCTTAA
- the acpS gene encoding holo-ACP synthase has translation MIGIDIVSNKRIERALNKYKSKFLEKIFTKSEIEYCLSKKTYIECLSARFAAKEACIKAIYQHCFTRLEMKQIEIIGKRDEGVTVKIHANDIELSSLEILVSISHEKDYSVAVALIT, from the coding sequence TTGATAGGAATCGATATAGTTAGTAACAAAAGAATAGAAAGAGCGTTAAATAAATATAAGTCTAAATTCCTAGAAAAAATATTTACAAAAAGCGAGATAGAATATTGCCTAAGTAAAAAAACTTATATAGAATGTCTTTCTGCAAGGTTTGCAGCAAAAGAAGCTTGCATAAAAGCCATTTATCAACACTGTTTTACAAGATTGGAGATGAAACAAATAGAAATAATTGGCAAAAGGGATGAAGGAGTAACTGTAAAAATACATGCCAATGATATAGAATTATCTAGTTTAGAAATATTAGTTTCTATATCTCACGAAAAAGATTATTCGGTAGCAGTTGCCCTTATTACATAA
- a CDS encoding N-acetyltransferase, with translation MKQLIFRRTKIIIRKARIDDAKKIKTLIEGFAKQNLMLIRPLSDIYECIRDFCVLEIDGKICGCGALHIFWEDIAEIRSLCVNSEYQRKGLGKEIVNFLIEEARQLKLKKVFALTYQVVFFKSIGFEIVDKSHLPQKIWSECVKCPKFPDCDEVAMIRKI, from the coding sequence ATAAAACAATTAATTTTTAGGAGGACAAAAATTATTATTAGAAAAGCCAGGATCGACGACGCAAAAAAGATAAAGACATTAATAGAAGGCTTTGCAAAACAAAATCTTATGCTCATAAGGCCTCTTTCGGACATTTATGAATGCATAAGAGACTTTTGCGTGTTAGAAATTGATGGGAAAATCTGCGGTTGCGGCGCACTTCACATCTTTTGGGAAGATATTGCAGAAATAAGAAGTTTGTGTGTAAATAGTGAATATCAGAGAAAGGGGTTAGGAAAAGAAATTGTAAATTTTTTGATTGAAGAAGCACGGCAACTTAAGCTAAAAAAGGTGTTTGCTTTAACGTATCAAGTAGTCTTTTTTAAATCAATAGGTTTTGAAATAGTAGATAAGTCACATCTTCCGCAAAAAATATGGTCTGAATGTGTAAAGTGCCCAAAGTTTCCTGATTGTGATGAAGTTGCGATGATTAGAAAAATATAA
- the rplT gene encoding 50S ribosomal protein L20, protein MRVKGGFVTRRRHKKVLKMTKGFRGSLHKLYRTANQHLLHALKYAFVDRRRKKREFRSLWIVRINAAVREYGLSYSKFMNALKKSGLDIDRKVLAQMALSYPEQFKKVVMKVKEM, encoded by the coding sequence ATGCGCGTTAAAGGTGGTTTTGTGACTCGTAGACGTCACAAGAAAGTTTTGAAAATGACCAAGGGCTTTAGGGGTTCTTTGCATAAACTATATAGAACTGCTAATCAGCATTTGTTACATGCCCTAAAATATGCTTTTGTAGACAGAAGGAGAAAAAAGAGAGAATTTAGGAGTCTGTGGATTGTAAGGATCAACGCAGCTGTCAGAGAATATGGCCTTTCATACAGCAAGTTTATGAACGCATTAAAGAAATCGGGTCTTGATATTGACAGAAAAGTGCTAGCCCAAATGGCACTATCTTATCCTGAACAATTTAAGAAAGTAGTTATGAAAGTTAAGGAAATGTAA
- the infC gene encoding translation initiation factor IF-3, giving the protein MNVISKEYAVNEEIQIYPSVRLIDVDGQQLGVQSTEEALRLARAKGSDLVLIAPHGSPPVARIMDYGKFRFEQSKKEKSQRKHQRQTVVKEVRLRPAIGGNDLLTKAKAAQDFIDEGNKVKLSVIFRGREMIHMNQGIDLVNRFFALLKNAVMEKLPEVESEKHLVAIIGPAKIKQKTEQKGGLKDA; this is encoded by the coding sequence GTGAACGTTATAAGTAAAGAATATGCCGTTAATGAGGAGATCCAGATCTATCCAAGTGTTAGATTGATAGATGTGGATGGGCAGCAGCTAGGTGTTCAGTCTACAGAAGAGGCTCTTAGGCTGGCAAGAGCAAAAGGTAGTGATCTAGTCCTAATTGCTCCTCATGGAAGCCCCCCAGTGGCAAGGATAATGGATTACGGGAAATTTAGATTTGAGCAGTCAAAAAAAGAAAAATCCCAAAGAAAACATCAGAGACAGACTGTTGTCAAAGAAGTTCGCTTAAGGCCTGCTATAGGTGGAAACGATCTTCTTACAAAAGCAAAAGCTGCGCAAGACTTCATTGACGAGGGCAATAAGGTTAAATTGAGCGTTATCTTTAGAGGACGGGAAATGATCCACATGAATCAGGGCATAGACCTTGTTAACAGATTTTTCGCTCTACTTAAAAACGCTGTTATGGAAAAACTCCCTGAGGTCGAAAGCGAGAAACATCTTGTTGCAATAATCGGCCCAGCTAAAATAAAGCAGAAAACAGAACAAAAAGGAGGGTTGAAGGATGCCTAA